A genomic stretch from Setaria italica strain Yugu1 chromosome VII, Setaria_italica_v2.0, whole genome shotgun sequence includes:
- the LOC101774658 gene encoding NADH dehydrogenase [ubiquinone] 1 alpha subcomplex subunit 2 encodes MAWTGTLSRSVKEIRFLFCQSSPASFAAREFVKKNYAEIKSRNPSVPFLVRECSGVQPQLWARYEMGVERCVNLDGLTEAQIDRKLQELAKIGESAKAK; translated from the exons atggcgtggACAGGGACCCTGTCCCGGAGCGTGAAGGAGATCCGCTTCCTCTTCTGCCAGTCCTCCCCGGCCAGCTTTGCCGCCCG GGAGTTCGTGAAGAAGAACTACGCGGAGATCAAGTCCCGCAACCCCTCCGTGCCCTTCCTCGTCCGCGAGTGTTCCGGCGTCCAGCCCCAGCTCTGGGCGCGCTACG AAATGGGTGTGGAGAGATGCGTGAACTTAGACGGCCTGACGGAAGCGCAAATCGATAGGAAGCTGCAGGAGCTCGCCAAGATCGGAGAATCTGCCAAAGCCAAGTAA
- the LOC101775054 gene encoding 4-coumarate--CoA ligase-like 9, translating into MTQPNLTCTPLVLTPHKNCVTAAASRMPSPSSRHHPSPRPPLVSTNSKAAAPFLLPTTAALASTHTQEEPTSNNSQQQLRMGDAAIAVVREDEEEHIFRSRFPPVSVPDDVTVPEFVLEGAEAYADKVALVEAAPGGRSYTYGEVARDVARFARALRSVGVRKGHVVVVALPNLAVYPVVSLGIMSAGAVFSGVNPRAIAAEIRKQVEDSEAKLVVANEVAFDKVKDAGVPVIGIGDAERMPGAIGWDELLVAADRTGAPVVALEPVQQSDLCALPYSSGTTGVSKGVMLSHRNLVSNLCSSMFAVGEELAGQVVTLGLMPFFHIYGITGICCATLRHKGTVVVMDRFDLRTFLSALVAHRVMFAPLVPPVMLAMVKSPVAAEFDLSGLALRSVMTAAAPLAPDLLAAFQEKFPGVQVEEAYGLTEHSCITLTHAGGDPQRGPVQIAKKNSVGFILPNLEVKFVDPDTGRSLPKNTPGEVCVRSQAVMQGYYKKKEETERTIDAKGWLHTGDVGYIDDDGDVFIVDRIKELIKYKGFQVAPAELEAILLSHPSVEDAAVFGLPDEEAGEVPASCVVRRRGAAESEADVMAYVAARVASYKKLRLLRFVDAIPKSVSGKILRRQLRDEFLERAKAAAAAEGK; encoded by the exons ATGACCCAACCAAACCTCACCTGCACACCACTAGTCCTGACACCACACAAGAATTGTGTCACCGCCGCGGCGAGCCGCATGCCTTCACCTTCCTCCCGTCACCATCCCTCGCCAAGACCTCCGCTCGTCTCTACAAATTCCAAGGCCGCCgcgcccttcctcctccccaccaccgccgcacTCGCTTCTACCCACACCCAAGAAGAACCCACcagcaacaacagccagcagcaGCTCAGGATGGgcgacgccgccatcgccgttgtgcgtgaggacgaggaggagcacaTCTTCCGGAGCCGGTTCCCGCCAGTGTCGGTGCCGGACGACGTGACGGTGCCCGAGTTCGTGCTGGAGGGCGCCGAGGCTTACGCTGACAAGGTGGCGCTGGTGGAGGCCGCGCCGGGGGGCCGGTCCTACACCTACGGCGAGGTGGCCCGTGACGTGGCCCGGTTCGCCCGGGCGCTCCGGTCCGTCGGCGTCCGCAAGGGCCACGTCGTGGTGGTTGCTCTCCCGAACCTCGCCGTGTACCCCGTCGTCTCGCTGGGGATCATGTCTGCCGGCGCGGTGTTCTCCGGCGTGAACCcgcgcgccatcgccgccgagaTCAGGAAGCAGGTGGAGGACTCGGAGGCCAAGCTCGTGGTCGCCAACGAGGTGGCCTTCGACAAGGTGAAGGACGCCGGCGTGCCGGTAATCGGCATCGGCGACGCGGAGCGTATGCCCGGCGCGATCGGGTGGGACGagctcctcgtcgccgctgACCGGACCGGCGCGCCGGTGGTGGCGCTGGAGCCCGTGCAGCAGTCGGACCTGTGCGCGCTGCCCTACTCGTCCGGGACGACGGGGGTCTCCAAGGGCGTGATGCTGAGCCACCGGAACCTGGTGTCCAACCTCTGCTCCTCCATGTTCGCCGTCGGGGAGGAGCTCGCCGGGCAGGTGGTGACGCTGGGGCTCATGCCCTTCTTCCACATCTACGGCATCACCGGCATCTGCTGCGCGACGCTGCGGCACAAGGGCACGGTGGTGGTGATGGACCGCTTCGACCTGCGCACCTTCCTGAGCGCGCTGGTGGCGCACCGCGTCATGTTCGCGCCCCTCGTGCCGCCGGTCATGCTGGCCATGGTGAAgagccccgtcgccgccgagtTCGACCTCTCCGGTCTCGCCCTCAGGTCCGTCatgaccgccgccgcgccgctggcGCCCGACCTCCTCGCGGCGTTCCAGGAGAAGTTCCCGGGGGTGCAGGTGGAGGAGGCGTACGGGCTGACGGAGCACAGCTGCATCACGCTGACGCACGCCGGCGGAGACCCGCAGCGGGGACCCGTACAGATCGCCAAGAAGAACTCCGTCGGCTTCATCCTGCCCAACCTGGAGGTGAAGTTCGTTGACCCGGACACGGGCCGGTCGCTGCCCAAGAACACCCCCGGCGAGGTCTGCGTCCGGAGCCAGGCCGTCATGCAGGGGTACtacaagaagaaggaggagaccGAGCGCACCATCGACGCCAAGGGCTGGCTCCACACCGGCGACGTCGGCTACAtcgacgacgatggcgacgtCTTCATCGTCGACCGGATCAAGGAGCTCATCAAGTACAAGGGCTTCCAGGTCGCGCCGGCCGAGCTGGAGGCCATCCTCCTGTCCCACCCGTCAGTGGAAGACGCGGCGGTCTTCGG GCTGCCggacgaggaggccggcgaggtCCCGGCGTCGTGcgtggtgcggcggcgcggcgcggcggagagCGAGGCGGACGTGATGGCGTACGTGGCGGCGCGGGTGGCGTCGTACAAGAAGCTCCGGCTGCTGCGGTTCGTGGACGCCATCCCCAAGTCGGTGTCCGGCAAGATCCTGCGGAGGCAGCTCAGGGACGAGTTCCTCGAGAGGGCcaaggcggccgccgcggcggagggcAAGTAG